DNA from Debaryomyces hansenii CBS767 chromosome A complete sequence:
ATTTTTGAATACTACgattaatgatttaaaaaGTATTTATGAAGTGCCTGACGAGCAGTTGGCTACGAATAGTGACCCGACCTCGATTTATCATTCTTTTGAAACTTACACATTTGATAACCAGTATGATAAAAAGTCTTTTAAAGTTATGGATACTGATATCCAACTTATTAGTAAGCCAGATAATATTTGGGGAGCctataatgattttaatttcgAGGATTATTTGAATCCTTTCTGTGATGATACAAGCTATTTTCCGCTAGTAAATGACTTATCCTTCTTTCCTTTCAATTATGATACAATGGATTACAATTTATTTGAGTATTTTGTGAAAAAAATATGTCCCGTGTGCATTTGCTATTCAGAAAGAGGAATACCCTCAGAAGCAGATACTCCAATAAATTCCCAAAGTGATAAGATTAACCCATATCTCAAATATATTGTTCCATTAGGAATGAAGTCTGAATTACTATTTAAGACAATAGTAGCAATTGCCGCAAACGAGTTGAATATTGTGCAATATCGTAGTTTTTATGAAGACATAGCCCGCAATTCCATGTCATATGTGTTGGAAGAGCTTCCAAAGTTGATTCATAAAGGAAAAGTTAcaaattccaataattgGGACGAAATATTGCCGACAATTTTAATGCTATGTTTTGCAGATATATCCACCGAGTGCGGTCGAATATGGATCTTGCATCTTAATGGAGCGAAAGAATTCATCAGATACTTAATCGACAGTCAAGTGGAAGGTGAATTAAGTAAATTCGTTGTGAGGTATTTTATATCACATGAAATAATGGGACAGACAGCGTGGTCAGATCAGCCAAATAATCTTCTTTGGGACCcattttttgaagatttaaagTATGACTATGACACCAATATCGATTTGGTTCTTGGATGTAGCCCTTATCTTATAAGTCTCATTAATAGTATAACCATGTTAGGTGATTATACAGAAACCTTGGATTTTGGATTAAAGCATACTAGAGATTCAATCCAGCCAGACATATTGAAACAGAGAGATCGATtggaattggaattggttAATCTTGAACAAAAACTAACGGTGGAGGAAATCAACGAATCCGCAGTATATGTGCGGCAGATTGCTAGAGTCAAAAAAATAGCGGCGATACTATACCTTTTTATCAGGGTTGACCAAGAGCTTTATTTTACTTTAGGAAAGAGCTTCTACAGACAGTGTCACCTTAGGTTGAAGAACATGAGGCCTTGGGTCTTAGAAGCTATAgatataatgaataatatgaaCACATCCTCTATGTCTCTCCTTTGGCCTTTATTTATAGTGGGCGTGGTTTcatatgatgatgaagaccATCGCCATTTCGTACTTCACAGACTACAAGAAATGGAAATGTCTCGTAAATTGGCTAGTGTGAGGATGGCGAAACATACTATTGAAACCTTATGGAAAGAAAAAGACCTTGGCTGTCTGTTATTAAACTGGAAAGATATGATGAGAGGACGCGCGGATACAATAAGTTTAGCTTAGATAGTTATGTACACtaactttttttttatgTGACAACAGTTTATGTAATGATATAGTAGACTGCGAATATTGTACATGATCTTTAGTATCCTTATGATAATGAGTTTCCCCACACTCTAAATTGTACTCCAAGATCATATCGCGACAAAAACTACTCAGTCGATTCGACTTGCCAATATTCCTTCAAGTAGTATACAGTACTTTAATTTAGAAGTTAGGTCTAATCGACTGGCTGAAAATGccaatataatttaaagTTAAACTTATCTGAGGTAGATAAGGTATATAAGTATGACAATTTccatatattgaaaagattagTTTTCGTTAACTATAATATAAAGTAATAAGTATTACAGAATTGATTATGACAGCGTCCGATCGTGTTGTAATAGCTATAGATAGAGGAGGAACCTTCACAGATGTGATATACAAATACAAAGGAATTGAGAAAACATTCAAGTTATTATCTGTTGACccttcaaattatcaagattCCAATATTGAAGGAATCAGAAGAGTGTTAGAAAAAGTAACCGATAGGAAAATACCTAGGGGTAGTCAATTGGATACGTCTATAGTTTCATCTATTAGACTTGGGACTACAGTTGCGACTAATGCTCTTTTGGAAAGGAAAGGTGCAAGATGTGCGTTGGTAACTACTAAAGGGTTTAAGGATTTACTTCATATTGGTGATCAATCGAGACCAGACTTATTTGCGCTTGATATAACTAAGCCAGGTGTTCTTTACGAAAAAGTTATCGAAGCGGAAGAACGTGTTACTCTTCCAGCATTCACAGTTGATCCAAATAGGTATGACTGTCAAGATCTCTTTGACGGTGAAAAATATGTTAGAGGTCAAACGAAAGAAATATTCGAAATTTTGGAGCCATTGGATGAAGTAAAACTTCGAGAAGAATTGTCacttttgaaaaaagatGGAATTGATTCCATTGCGATTGTTTTCATCCATGGGTTTAATTTTCAAGCTCATGAAAAAGCTGCTGGTAAAATAGCTCAAGAACTTGGATTTcgaaatatttctttatctcATAAAGTTCTTCCAGTTATAAAAGCTGTTACTAGGGGGCACTCCACCACCGTGGATGCATATTTAACACCAATTGTAAAAGAgtatatttctaattttttaaGCGGATTGAAACCTGACTATAATGATCATACAAAAATCGAATTTATGCAATCTGACGGTGGATTATGTTCTTATGAGAAGTTTTCAGGGCTTCGGTCGTTATTATCAGGTCCTGCTGGTGGCGTTGTCGGCCAGGCTATGACTTGTTACGACCAAAATAACAAAATTCCCGTAATTGGCTTCGATATGGGTGGAACTTCTACTGATGTTTCACGTTATGCTGGGGATTTTGagttttcatttgaaagtATAACGGCAGGTATTAAAATAGCAGCTCCTCAAATTGACGTGAATACTGTTGCAGCTGGTGGTGGatctatattattttatagGAATGGGACGTTTTTTGTGGGTCCTGAGTCTGCCAGCGCTCATCCAGGTCCAGCTTGCTACAGAAAGGGTGGACCTCTTACAATAACCGATGCAAATCTTTTTATAGGAAGATTATTGCCAAAGTACTTTCCACATATCTTCGGTGATGCTGAGGATCAACCTCTTGATTTCGAAGTAACCAAACAGAAGTTTGAGGCATTAACGAAAGTTATTAATAGGGAGAATCCAGATTCCCCCAAAACCCCCCAAGGAGTCGCTCTTGGGTTTCTCGAAGTTGctaattttcaaatggCTAAACCTATCAGGGAACTTACAGGGTCTAAAGGCCACGATATATCTGGTCATTCATTGGCGTCCTTTGGTGGTGCTGGTGGTCAACATGCTGCATCAATTGcccaattattgaaaattaatcgcatattaatacataaacactcttcaatattatcagcTTACGGTATATTAGTTGCTGACCTAGTTAGTGAAAAACAGCAGCCTTGTtctgaaattattgattccCAGTCAGTCAATATATTGCTTAAAAAATGtgataaattaaaagaGGAAGCTATCGAGGAGCTCCTTATGGAATCTGTTGCCCCAAGTACGATTAGttgtaaattatattttaatatggGCTATGAGGGTTCTGATACCCGCTTTATGGTTCTTCAGCCAGAGATGAACCAATTTTTAGAACTCTTCTATGAAATTCACCAACGTGAACTTGGCTTCAACGATAGAAGTCGAAATGTAATTGTATCAGATATACGAGTTAGAGTAACTGGAAATACGGCTGACAATGAAAGAGAAATTTCTCCTTATGATGAGCTCGAATCTACAGAAATTACAGAAGTCTCTAAGAATAAGGCAGAGGAAACAGtgttaatatattttgaaggAGGATATCAAAATTCAGAAGTATATTTCTTAGAAAATTTAACTACGGGTTCGGTTGTAAATGGCCCTGCATTAATATTAGATTCAACACAGACAATCCTAGTATCCCCACAATGCCAGGCTACTGTTTTGTCCAGACATATAGTAATGGATTTGAAGctgaataaaattgaatgcATAAGTTCTAAGGTTGTTGATCCTATTAAATTGGCAATCTTCGCAAACAGATTTATGTCTATAGCAGACGACATGTCAAGAACATTGCAAAAGATTTCGGTAAGTGCTAATATTAAGGAAAGAATGGATTATTCGTGTGCActatttgataatgaaggtAATTTAACTGCAAATGCTCCGAATGTACCAGTGCATTTGGGATCAATGTCGTCTGCCATAAGGTATCAGTTGGAATATTGGAAAGATGATTTACACGAAGGCGATATACTTTGTACTAATTCTCCGAGTGTTGGCGGAACTCACTTACCAGACTTAACTATAATCTCACCTGTATTTTATGATTCGAAGCTTCAGTTTGTTGTTGCATCAAGGGCCCATCATTCAGAGATTGGAGGATCTGCTCCTggatcatcatcatcttaTGCGAGGGATATTGTCGACGAAGGTGTTAATATCAAGACCTGGAAGATTGTTCAGAATGGcaaatttgatgatgatggaTTGTTGAAGcattttgttgaagaaCCTAAATCACATGGTGTATGCGGTACAAGGAATATAGATGATAATATCTCTGACTTGAAGGCACAAATTGCAGCGAATCAAAGAggaataaatttattattagaactttttaaagaatatggAAGTGACGTAGTATTATTCTATATGAGAAGTGTTAAGAAGACTGCTGAATTAGCAGTGAGAAGTTTCTTTAAAGATTTTTTTCAGCAAAATAGAGATAAGATTCCCTTAAAGGCTGAAGATTACTTAGATGATGGCTCAAAAATCTGCGTTTCTATTGATGTGGACGGTGACGATGGTTCGGCTTCTTTTGATTTTACGGGAACTTCTCTAGAGTCATATTCGAATCTCAATGCTCCGAAATCGGTGACGTATTCGGCTGTGATATATGTATTGAGATGCTTGATAAGTTTAGATATACCTCTTAATCAAGGATGTTTGAATCCCTGTACACTCTATGTTCCTGAAAACACGCTTATTAACCCTAGTGAGTTTGCAGCTGTATGTGCTGGTAATGGAATGACTTCACAGAGAACCACTGATGTTTTATTTAAAGCTTTTGGTGTAACTTCAGCTACTGGTGGCTGCATGAATGGTATAAATTTCGGTACAGGAGGCGAAAACGAAAAAGGCGAACTTATAAAAGGATTCGGTTATACTGAAACTATTGGTCAAGGAAGTTGTGCTGGAATAATAGAAAAGGATGGTAAGAGAGTAGGATTTGATGGTTTTTCTGGTACACAAACAAATATGACAAATACCAGGATTACTGATCCCGAAGTATTGGAACAAAGATACCCATGTCTATTACGTACATTTACTATCAGGCAAAATAGTGGTGGCAAGGGGAAGTGGAACGGAGGTAATGGATTAATACGGGAGATTCAATTCAACTCACCTGTTCATGTATCTTTAGTGACTCAGCGCCGAGTTTATTCACCTTGGGGAATATATGGAGGTGAATGCGGTAAAAAGGGAGAAAATTACCTTGGAAGGAATAGATCTAATGGAATAATCCAATGGATACATCTACCATCTCTTGctgaaatagaaataagGAAATGCGATATTTTACGCATATTGACACCAGGCGGTGGAGGTTTTGGAAAACCAGCGGACTCTGATGAGTATTGGAGAATTGGTGATTGTTCACCAAACTCATTTGAACACATTCCTCTTTCATTAGGATCTGTCGGATCATTAAAAGAGGGTTCAAACACTTCTCAATGAATAGGTAAGTTGCTTACTGTAAATTTTATGAGTTATTACTTAAAAAGTCTCTTAATTTACACCCAGAGCGACATGCTTCCAATTTTACAATGGCAAGTTCTAAAATATTGCACTAACCAAGTTATATACAAGATATCTATAgttgtaataaataatactTGACTTTTACTTCTTAAGAAGCATCACTTTCATTTTCACAGCTGTTGGTCGTGCAAACTAGTTAGATCCCCACCCCACTTATAACAATGTTCCAATTTTACATAAATTTCTTGTAGTACTGGTCTCTTTGTCCCTAGCTATAGGAGGTC
Protein-coding regions in this window:
- a CDS encoding DEHA2A02684p (weakly similar to uniprot|P26370 Saccharomyces cerevisiae YDL170W UGA3 Transcriptional activator necessary for gamma-aminobutyrate (GABA)-dependent induction of GABA genes (such as UGA1 UGA2 UGA4)), translating into MLAKGLIFGRSERNRKKLKARKDSTENNRDDVNIDKSLDVQSIQKAPLKGKSLFLNTTINDLKSIYEVPDEQLATNSDPTSIYHSFETYTFDNQYDKKSFKVMDTDIQLISKPDNIWGAYNDFNFEDYLNPFCDDTSYFPLVNDLSFFPFNYDTMDYNLFEYFVKKICPVCICYSERGIPSEADTPINSQSDKINPYLKYIVPLGMKSELLFKTIVAIAANELNIVQYRSFYEDIARNSMSYVLEELPKLIHKGKVTNSNNWDEILPTILMLCFADISTECGRIWILHLNGAKEFIRYLIDSQVEGELSKFVVRYFISHEIMGQTAWSDQPNNLLWDPFFEDLKYDYDTNIDLVLGCSPYLISLINSITMLGDYTETLDFGLKHTRDSIQPDILKQRDRLELELVNLEQKLTVEEINESAVYVRQIARVKKIAAILYLFIRVDQELYFTLGKSFYRQCHLRLKNMRPWVLEAIDIMNNMNTSSMSLLWPLFIVGVVSYDDEDHRHFVLHRLQEMEMSRKLASVRMAKHTIETLWKEKDLGCSLLNWKDMMRGRADTISLA
- a CDS encoding DEHA2A02706p (similar to uniprot|P28273 Saccharomyces cerevisiae YKL215C), encoding MTASDRVVIAIDRGGTFTDVIYKYKGIEKTFKLLSVDPSNYQDSNIEGIRRVLEKVTDRKIPRGSQLDTSIVSSIRLGTTVATNALLERKGARCALVTTKGFKDLLHIGDQSRPDLFALDITKPGVLYEKVIEAEERVTLPAFTVDPNRYDCQDLFDGEKYVRGQTKEIFEILEPLDEVKLREELSLLKKDGIDSIAIVFIHGFNFQAHEKAAGKIAQELGFRNISLSHKVLPVIKAVTRGHSTTVDAYLTPIVKEYISNFLSGLKPDYNDHTKIEFMQSDGGLCSYEKFSGLRSLLSGPAGGVVGQAMTCYDQNNKIPVIGFDMGGTSTDVSRYAGDFEFSFESITAGIKIAAPQIDVNTVAAGGGSILFYRNGTFFVGPESASAHPGPACYRKGGPLTITDANLFIGRLLPKYFPHIFGDAEDQPLDFEVTKQKFEALTKVINRENPDSPKTPQGVALGFLEVANFQMAKPIRELTGSKGHDISGHSLASFGGAGGQHAASIAQLLKINRILIHKHSSILSAYGILVADLVSEKQQPCSEIIDSQSVNILLKKCDKLKEEAIEELLMESVAPSTISCKLYFNMGYEGSDTRFMVLQPEMNQFLELFYEIHQRELGFNDRSRNVIVSDIRVRVTGNTADNEREISPYDELESTEITEVSKNKAEETVLIYFEGGYQNSEVYFLENLTTGSVVNGPALILDSTQTILVSPQCQATVLSRHIVMDLKSNKIECISSKVVDPIKLAIFANRFMSIADDMSRTLQKISVSANIKERMDYSCALFDNEGNLTANAPNVPVHLGSMSSAIRYQLEYWKDDLHEGDILCTNSPSVGGTHLPDLTIISPVFYDSKLQFVVASRAHHSEIGGSAPGSSSSYARDIVDEGVNIKTWKIVQNGKFDDDGLLKHFVEEPKSHGVCGTRNIDDNISDLKAQIAANQRGINLLLELFKEYGSDVVLFYMRSVKKTAELAVRSFFKDFFQQNRDKIPLKAEDYLDDGSKICVSIDVDGDDGSASFDFTGTSLESYSNLNAPKSVTYSAVIYVLRCLISLDIPLNQGCLNPCTLYVPENTLINPSEFAAVCAGNGMTSQRTTDVLFKAFGVTSATGGCMNGINFGTGGENEKGELIKGFGYTETIGQGSCAGIIEKDGKRVGFDGFSGTQTNMTNTRITDPEVLEQRYPCLLRTFTIRQNSGGKGKWNGGNGLIREIQFNSPVHVSLVTQRRVYSPWGIYGGECGKKGENYLGRNRSNGIIQWIHLPSLAEIEIRKCDILRILTPGGGGFGKPADSDEYWRIGDCSPNSFEHIPLSLGSVGSLKEGSNTSQ